One window of Natrinema sp. SYSU A 869 genomic DNA carries:
- a CDS encoding hydantoinase/oxoprolinase family protein, which translates to MYTLGMDIGGTFTDFTLVDRESGTVTIDKEPTTPANPAEGALTGARRILDENDVSFDDLDTVIHGTTLVSNTLIEGTGATTGLLTTEGIRDTLQLRRGSRYDMFDWEMEYPDPLVPRQRRLELDERLTDDGEVVEPLDEEEVRERTQTLVEDHDVDSVAVSLLHSYESDTHERAVAEVIEDEYPDLNVSLSADVVPVIREYERTSTTVINSYVAPVVADYLEFLRSELQSEGFAGEVYMMTSSGGIVDVRTAKAEPIRLVESGPAAGVLASRIFGENHGNDGVFSFDMGGTTAKGSVVEDGDVRMKYETDVARVHRFKEGSGYDLVSPLIDLTEIGAGGGSIASVNDVGLVEVGPESAGSDPGPICYNQGGEEPTVTDASLLLGYLNPENFYGGRMELAAERTESVFAEELADPLDVSVTEAAWRVFEVVNENMATAFRRYAASRGIDARGLSMTALGGAGPSHAFRVARKLSIDEVVCPYGAGVGSSIGLTEAPCMYEASSTSQAVLATLSTEDFRRQFESLREEAASVLERAGIDLDEAETSLSLDMRHVDQGHEIKVPLEDCDIDDVTPEAARDAFERTYRETFNRETLEFPVEVLTYRLELGEDESTGETAQLAAPEGDRTEPGERDVYYGPEYGTVEAGVYRWDGLEAGQTVDGPIVVEADQTTVVADPDSIVTVADNYDITIEL; encoded by the coding sequence ATGTACACACTTGGCATGGACATCGGCGGGACCTTCACCGACTTCACCCTGGTCGATCGGGAGTCGGGGACGGTCACCATCGATAAGGAGCCGACGACGCCGGCGAATCCGGCGGAGGGGGCGCTGACCGGGGCTCGTCGGATCCTCGACGAGAACGACGTCTCGTTCGACGATCTCGACACTGTCATTCACGGGACGACCCTCGTCTCAAACACGCTCATCGAAGGCACGGGAGCGACGACGGGGCTGCTCACGACCGAGGGGATCCGCGACACGCTCCAACTCCGGCGCGGGTCGCGCTACGACATGTTCGACTGGGAGATGGAGTATCCTGACCCGCTGGTCCCCCGCCAGCGCCGTCTCGAGTTGGACGAGCGCCTGACCGACGACGGCGAGGTAGTCGAGCCGCTCGACGAGGAGGAAGTCCGCGAGCGGACTCAGACGCTGGTCGAGGACCACGATGTCGACTCCGTCGCCGTGTCGCTGTTGCACTCCTACGAGTCCGATACTCACGAGCGCGCCGTGGCCGAGGTCATCGAAGACGAGTATCCCGACCTGAACGTCTCGCTCTCCGCGGACGTCGTTCCCGTCATCAGGGAGTACGAGCGAACGTCGACGACCGTCATCAACTCGTACGTCGCGCCCGTCGTGGCGGACTACCTCGAGTTCCTCCGCTCGGAACTTCAGTCGGAGGGATTCGCAGGTGAGGTCTACATGATGACCTCGTCAGGCGGTATCGTCGACGTCCGGACGGCGAAGGCGGAACCGATCCGACTCGTCGAGTCCGGCCCGGCAGCGGGCGTCCTCGCCTCGCGCATTTTCGGCGAGAACCACGGCAACGACGGCGTGTTCTCCTTCGATATGGGCGGCACCACGGCGAAGGGATCGGTCGTTGAGGACGGCGACGTCCGGATGAAGTACGAGACCGACGTCGCCCGCGTCCACCGGTTCAAGGAGGGGAGCGGCTACGACCTCGTCTCGCCGCTCATCGATCTCACCGAGATCGGTGCCGGCGGGGGATCGATCGCTTCCGTGAACGACGTCGGACTCGTCGAAGTCGGTCCCGAGTCGGCCGGCTCCGATCCCGGTCCGATCTGTTACAATCAGGGCGGCGAGGAGCCGACAGTGACGGACGCCTCGCTCCTGCTCGGTTACCTTAACCCCGAGAACTTCTACGGCGGGCGGATGGAGCTGGCCGCTGAACGGACTGAATCCGTCTTCGCCGAGGAACTCGCCGACCCGCTCGACGTTTCGGTCACCGAGGCAGCGTGGCGCGTGTTCGAGGTGGTCAACGAAAACATGGCCACGGCGTTCCGTCGGTACGCCGCCTCTCGCGGGATCGACGCTCGCGGACTCTCAATGACGGCCCTCGGTGGCGCCGGTCCGTCGCACGCGTTTCGCGTCGCCCGAAAGCTCAGTATCGACGAGGTCGTCTGCCCGTACGGCGCCGGCGTTGGCTCCTCGATCGGACTCACCGAAGCGCCGTGCATGTACGAGGCCAGTTCGACGAGTCAAGCGGTTCTCGCGACGCTCTCGACCGAGGATTTCCGCCGTCAGTTCGAGTCCCTCCGCGAGGAGGCCGCATCGGTCCTCGAGCGGGCAGGCATCGATCTGGACGAAGCCGAGACATCTCTCAGCCTCGATATGCGCCACGTCGATCAGGGCCACGAGATCAAAGTCCCCCTCGAAGACTGTGATATCGACGACGTGACTCCCGAGGCCGCCCGCGACGCGTTCGAACGTACCTACCGGGAGACGTTCAACCGCGAGACGCTAGAGTTTCCCGTCGAGGTGCTCACCTACCGTCTCGAACTCGGCGAGGACGAGAGTACCGGCGAGACCGCACAGCTCGCCGCTCCAGAGGGCGATCGTACCGAACCCGGCGAGCGAGATGTCTACTACGGACCGGAGTACGGGACCGTCGAGGCCGGCGTCTACCGCTGGGACGGTCTCGAGGCGGGCCAGACGGTGGACGGTCCCATCGTCGTCGAAGCAGACCAGACGACCGTCGTCGCCGATCCCGACTCGATCGTGACCGTCGCCGACAACTACGACATCACCATCGAACTATGA